From the Yoonia rosea genome, the window GACTTATCGTGGCGGCATTGTGCTGCGCGCCGAAGGGTTTGATGGTGCGCCCTTGCTTCTGACAGCGCAGACCCTTTGCCGTGATGTACGTGATCTGGCGGTGGACGGGCGCGGCAATCCGATCCCTGTGGTTGCCGAGGTTGCCTATGATCCTGCGGCGGCGGGGATTGCACTGCGCGACTTGCGCGTCGCGCTCTGGCCTGATGCCTTTACCGAAGCGCAAGTGGCGGCGGCGGCGCATCTGGCGGCGGTCTATAATCCCAATATGACGGTGACGCGCGGAGAGGATTACCTCTGTGCACTGGCGCCAACCGGCGCAGTCAGCTGTCAGGTGCAGCCGCCCTTTCCCAATCAGGCACCTGTTGTCGCCTATTGTGATGCGGGGCTGTGCCGGATGCCAGTGATGGCGATCAATGCAACTTTGGCCGTCAATGCGACATGGGCCAGTGACGTGGCCGATCCCGCAGCGATCGGCGCGCAAGTGTCGCAAAAGGCGCGGCAGATCCATGATTTTCTGGTGCCGCTTTCCGCGGCTTTCTAGCGGGCCATTGACCTTGACCGCCAGACAGGGGCAAACAGGCACCCAAACATAAGAGGCAGGCTATGCGACGCTCAGACAGAGGGAATGTCGATCCTTTCATCGTGATGGACGTGATGGAGGCTGCGCGTCAGGCCGAGGCGGCAGGACGGCATATCATCCATATGGAAGTGGGCCAGCCGGGCACCGGTGCGCCGGAGGCGGCGAAGGCGCGGTTGATTGACGATCTGGCGGATCCTTTGGGTTACACGGTGGCGCTGGGGCTGCCGGAGTTGAAAGAGCGGATCGCGAAGCATTACGCCGAATGGTACGGGGTGACGCTTGATCCGGCGCGCGTGGTGATCACCAGCGGGGCGTCGGGGGCGTTCCTGCTCGCGTTTTCGGCCTTGTTTGACAATGATGCGCGGGTCGGGCTGGGCACGCCGTGCTATCCGTCCTATCGCCAGATCTTGCGGGCTGTGGGCCTGACCCCGATTGATATTCCCACGACATTTGCGCAGCGTTTTCAGCCGGCACCTGCTGATGTGGCAGCGCATGATCTGGACGGGCTGATCGTCGCCTCGCCCGCGAACCCGACGGGGACGATGCTGGATCGTGACGGTTTGGCGGATCTGGCGGCGGCCTGTGCGGCACAGGGGGCGGCCTTTATCTCGGACGAGATTTATCACGGAATTGATTATGACGTGGCCCCTGTTTCGGCGTTGCAGGTCACCGATGACGTCTATGTGGTGAATTCCTTTTCCAAGTATTTCTCGATGACCGGTTGGCGCGTGGGCTGGATGATTGTGCCCGAGGACCACATCCGGCAGGTCGAGCGTCTGGCGCAGAACATGTTCATCTGTGCGCCCCATGCCGCCCAGCGGCTGGCGTTGCATGCGATGGATTGCACCGATGAGCTTGAGGCCAACAAGGCCGTGTACCGCGCCAATCGGGCGCTGATGATTGAGGGGTTGCAGGCCGCTGGCCTGACCCGTTTCGCGCCGCCTGACGGGGCATTTTATGTCTATGTGGATGTGTCGGAATACACCGATGATGCCTTGGCTTTTGCAGATGAGATTCTAGAGAAAGCGGGTGTTGCGGTCACGCCGGGACTCGATTTTGATGCCGCACGCGGCCACCACTGGTTGCGGTTTTCCTATGCGCGCTCCACGGCGGATATCACCGAAGGGCTGGACCGGCTGGCGCGGTTCATGCAGGGGCGGCGGGCATGATCCGCTGGCTGCTGTCTTTCCTCTTTATCGGCAATCTGGCCACCGCTCAGGTGACGGTTGACCCCGAGCGCACCAGTGTCAGCGACGGCTGGTGGACGCTTGAGGTTGCCATCGGGCTGGACCGGATCACGCCATACCGCGTGTTCACGCTGGATGACCCGCGTCGTCTGGTACTGGATGTGGAAGGGGCCTCGTTTGCGGGGCTTGATGCCGCTGCGCTGTTGTCGGGGGATCGGGCAACAGATGTGCGCTTTGGCCCGCTGCGCCCCGGGTGGTCGCGGATGGTGGTTGATCTGGCCGAACCCCTCGTCATTACCGAGGCGGGTATGGTGCGCACCGATGCGGGCGCTGATCTGACAATCGTGCTGGAGCGTGCAAGCGCCGAAGAATTTGCCGCCGCCGCAGGCGCGCCACCTGATCCGGGCTGGGATGTCGTGACAGGGTTTGATCCCGATGCCGCCGCGGCCCTTGCCGCAAGCGAGGATTTCATCGTGGTGATTGACCCCGGACATGGCGGCATTGACCCCGGGGCCTATCAGGGCGGGATCAAAGAGGCTGATCTGATGCTGATCCTTGCAGCAGAGCTTGCGGTTATGTTGAACACGCAAGAGGGGGTGCAGGCGGTGCTGACCCGCGAGAATGACGTGTTCGTCCCGCTTTCAGCGCGAATGACATTTGCGCGGCAGGTGGGGGCGGATCTGTTTCTGTCGTTGCATGCGGATGCCTTGGGTGACGCGGATGTGCGGGGCGCTTCGGTCTATACGCTTTCATCCGATGGTGGCGATGCTGCAGCACAGCGGATCGTCGAACGGCATGAGCGCGGTGATCTTTTGGCGGGTGTTGATCTGAACGACGCCGAGGACCGCGTGGCGACCACGCTGATGGACTTGGCGCGCGCGCGGACAGGGCCAGAGGGCGTGCGGATTGCCGACGCACTTGCAGCAGCGATGCAGGCGCAGGGTGTTCCGATGAATTCGCGTCCGCGCCGCGAGGGGCAGTTTGTGGTGTTAACGGCTGCGGGCTTTCCCAGCGTGTTGATCGAGGCGGGGTTCTTGTCGAATGCGCAGGACCGCGCGTTTCTGGCAACCCCCGAAGGACGGGCACGGATTGCCCGCGCGATCCGCGATACGGTGGTTTTGTTGGCCCGCTAGGTGCCGGTGAATTGCGCCAGCCAGATCGTATGATGCCCGCAGGTCGGATCCTCAGACGTGTAACGGAGAACCTTGAATCCGTTGTCCGCCAATAGCGTTTGGTATTCGGCTGGATCAAGGGAGGCGTGATAGATCGGCGCGTCTGCGACCTGTCCTATCGCCTCGCCTGCGATATGGCCGGACGTGAACATCAGCGTTGCAAGAGGGGCGCTATGGGCGGCAAACCGTGCAAACATCGCCCGTTGGTCATCTGCGCCAAGATGGAAGAAACTATTCCACGCAAGAATGGCGTCAAAGTTCTGATCGAGGTTCAGGCTGCGCATGTCTTCTTTGATCACCTGCGCCTTTGGCAGGTTTTGTGCATAAAGCCGTGTCATGGTGTCGGTCGCATCGACACCTGTTAAAACCGCCCCCCGTTCGGCAAGATAGGTCGCCATTGGCTGGCCTGACCCGCACCCGAGATCAAGGACGCGGACCGCGCCTGTTGCGCGGGGGGCTGTCGTCAGAAAACGGTCCAGCCACTGCTTTTCCATCAGGCTGCGGTTGCGGCTTTTGGCCCAGATGTGGCCAATGCGTTCGTAGGTGGGAATGACATCATTTGCTGGCATAGGGGCGATATGCACATGGCATGATGCGATAGCAATGCCTGTTCAAAAAGTGACCATCTTGCCGGCACCTTCTGGCCGAAAGCGGCATTTGGCCTTTTGACCCTAGGGGTGTGAGCGCGTATAACGGTCGGTGAAATTATCAGGACTGGGTTCCCTTTCGTGTTGCGCTTTATCTTTTCTTTTCTTGGCGGCTTGTTCACACTGCTGACGCTTGGGGCCTTTATGGGGGCGCTGGCGATTGGTGCTGTGCTCTACATGTATGGCCGCGATTTGCCGAGTTACGAGACCCTGTCGCAGTACACACCCAAGACAATCAGTCGGATTTATTCAGGTGAAGGGCAGATTATCGACGAATTTGCCGTCGAGCGCCGCCTGTTCACACCCGCTGAGGAAATCCCCGATATCGTCAAGCAGGCCTTCATTTCTGCCGAGGACAAAAACTTCTACGAACATGGCGGTTATGATGCCATGGGTATGGTGTCGGCCTTTGTGGATGCGGTGGAATCGCGCGGCGAAAACCTGCGCGGGGCGTCTACGATCACCCAGCAGGTGATGAAAAATTTCCTTCTGGATGGATCACGTTCGGTTGAGCGCAAGATCAAAGAGATCATTCTGGCGGTACGCATTGAGGGCGCAATGCCCAAAGAGCGTATTCTGGAGCTCTACCTGAACGAGATTTTTCTGGGCCAGAACAGTTTTGGCGTGACCGCTGCCGCTCTGACCTATTTCAACAAACCTCTGACCGAACTGACCCCGGGCGAGGCGGCTTATCTTGCGTCTTTGCCAAAGGCGCCCAGCAACCGTCACCCCGTGCGCGACCGTGACGCCGCTATCTTTTGGCGTAACAACACCCTGCGCGAGATGTTCGAGAACGGCTATATCGACGAAGAGACCTATGAGACCGAGCGCGCAGCCCCGCTTCTGTCTGTGCAGGGCGGCGACTATGAGGATTTCCGCGAGACATTGCCGGAGCGGGATTATTTCACTGATGAAATCCGCCGCCAGCTCAGCCAGAACTTCGGGGAAGAGGAATTCTTCTCGGGTGGTTTGTCGATCCGCGCGACCATTGATCCCGAGTTGCAGGTGACGGCGGCCCATTCCCTGCAGCGCGCACTTGAAGAGTATGACCGCGCGCAGGGTGCTTGGCGAGGCACCGAACTGACGATCCCGCAAGAGGCTTTGGCCAGCGAAGAAGACTGGCGCGCAGCCCTTGCCGGTTTGACTGTGCCGCGCAGCATTGATCTGGACGGTCAGTGGTATCCGGCGGTGATCCGCGAGGTGGCCGAAAACACGCTGACAATCGGCATTGAAGGCGTGGAAGAGACCGCAGACGAACCCTTTGTGGTGCCGCGCGTCGATATCCGTTGGCTGGTGGGTGATTTCTTTGACAATTTCACGCCCGGTGATGTGGTTCACGTGCGTCGTCTGCTGGATGGGGACGGCAATTTTGAACGCTGGTCCTTGCGGCAGGTGCCTGAGGTACAGGGCGGGTTTATGGCGATGGACGTCAACACCGGCCGCGTGATCGCGATGCAGGGCGGCTTTAGCTATGAAAGCTCGGTCTTCAACCGCGCCACACAAGCACAGCGCCAGCCCGGATCGTCGTTCAAGCCTTTCGTCTATGCGGCGGCTTTGGACAGCGGCTATTCGCCAGCCACGATCATTGTGGACGCACCGATCACGATTAACACACCGCAGGGCACATGGCGTCCGCGCAACTCGTCCAATCAGTTTTACGGCCCGACACCGATGCGCACAGGGATCGAGCGGTCGCGGAACCTGATGACCATCCGTCTGGCCCAAGAGATCGGGATTGATACGGTCGGGCGCTATGCGGAACGCTTTGGCGTCTACGAGGATATGAACCGCGTGCTTGCGGCCTCGCTCGGGTCCGATGAGACCACATTGTTCAAGATGGTTGCCGCCTATGCGATGTTCGCCAATGGCGGTGAGCGGGTCGAGCCGACGCTGGTGGACCGCGTGCAGGACCGTTACGGCCACACGGTCTACCGTCACGACCAGCGCACCTGTCTTGATTGCGATCAGGCCAATCTACCTGCCGGTGACGGGCCGCGGATCATGTCGAACCGCGACCGTGTGATGAATGAAATCACCGCCTATCAGCTGACGTCGATGATGCAGGGCGTTGTGCAGCGCGGCACCGCAAGTGGCACTGTAAACCTTCCTGTGCCGATTGCGGGCAAGACCGGTACCACGAACGATGCCAAAGATGTCTGGTTCGTCGGCTTTTCGTCTAATATCGTCGCAGGGTGCTATATCGGCTATGATACACCGCGCACCTTGGGCCGTGGTGCCTCGGGTGGCGGGTTCTGTGGGCCGGTGTTCAACCGGTTCATGCAAGAAGCGATCGAGAAGTACGGCTCGGGCTCGTTCCGTGTGCCTGCCAATTGCCAGTTCATCAACATTGACCGGTTCAGCGGTGCACGCCTGCCCAACGATGCTGCGGGCGATAATGTCGTGCGCGAATGTTTCCGCCCCGGCGAAGAGCCTTTGTTCGGCATCATGTTTGACGGTGGTTTTGCCATGGCGGCCGATTTGCCGCTCTTTGATGAAGCCCAGGCCGCACAGCGTCAGGTGACAACATCAACGGGTGAGACCGCGACTGTGGGTGATAAGGCGACCTTTGGGACATTGTCTTCGGGTGGTCTTTACTGACCATGTGCTTGTCGCGCTCCGAAGGGCGCGCTAAGACCGCATCATCAAATATAATTGACGAACAACAGGTGCCCCATGCGCGCGGAAATGCAAAATACCATTGCGGCCATTCAAAAGTCGCTTGCCTTGCTGGCGCAGCGGATGGACCGCGAAACAGCGCCCCACCGCTTGGAAGAATTCAACGCGCGCGTTGAGGACCCGACCCTGTGGGATGATCCCGAGGGTGCGCAAAAGCTGATGCGCGAACGTCAGTTGTTGCTGGACGCCATGACCGGCTATGACAGCATCCAGACCGAGTTGTCCGACAACATCGAATTGATCGAGATGGGCGAAATGGAAGACGACGCCGAGATCGTCGCCGAGGCCGAAGCCGCTCTGACCGCGCTGGCTGAAAAGGCCGCCAAGAAAGAGTTGGAGGCCCTGCTGGATGGCGAGGCTGACGGCAATGACACCTTCCTTGAAATCAACGCAGGGGCCGGTGGCACCGAAAGCTGTGACTGGGCCAATATGCTGGCGCGCATGTATGTGCGGTGGGCCGAAAAGAAGGGCTATAAGGTTGAACTGCAATCCGAACAGCCCGGTGACGAGGCGGGGATCAAATCCGCCGCCTATAAGATCAGCGGACACAA encodes:
- a CDS encoding pyridoxal phosphate-dependent aminotransferase, whose product is MRRSDRGNVDPFIVMDVMEAARQAEAAGRHIIHMEVGQPGTGAPEAAKARLIDDLADPLGYTVALGLPELKERIAKHYAEWYGVTLDPARVVITSGASGAFLLAFSALFDNDARVGLGTPCYPSYRQILRAVGLTPIDIPTTFAQRFQPAPADVAAHDLDGLIVASPANPTGTMLDRDGLADLAAACAAQGAAFISDEIYHGIDYDVAPVSALQVTDDVYVVNSFSKYFSMTGWRVGWMIVPEDHIRQVERLAQNMFICAPHAAQRLALHAMDCTDELEANKAVYRANRALMIEGLQAAGLTRFAPPDGAFYVYVDVSEYTDDALAFADEILEKAGVAVTPGLDFDAARGHHWLRFSYARSTADITEGLDRLARFMQGRRA
- a CDS encoding N-acetylmuramoyl-L-alanine amidase, encoding MIRWLLSFLFIGNLATAQVTVDPERTSVSDGWWTLEVAIGLDRITPYRVFTLDDPRRLVLDVEGASFAGLDAAALLSGDRATDVRFGPLRPGWSRMVVDLAEPLVITEAGMVRTDAGADLTIVLERASAEEFAAAAGAPPDPGWDVVTGFDPDAAAALAASEDFIVVIDPGHGGIDPGAYQGGIKEADLMLILAAELAVMLNTQEGVQAVLTRENDVFVPLSARMTFARQVGADLFLSLHADALGDADVRGASVYTLSSDGGDAAAQRIVERHERGDLLAGVDLNDAEDRVATTLMDLARARTGPEGVRIADALAAAMQAQGVPMNSRPRREGQFVVLTAAGFPSVLIEAGFLSNAQDRAFLATPEGRARIARAIRDTVVLLAR
- a CDS encoding class I SAM-dependent methyltransferase → MPANDVIPTYERIGHIWAKSRNRSLMEKQWLDRFLTTAPRATGAVRVLDLGCGSGQPMATYLAERGAVLTGVDATDTMTRLYAQNLPKAQVIKEDMRSLNLDQNFDAILAWNSFFHLGADDQRAMFARFAAHSAPLATLMFTSGHIAGEAIGQVADAPIYHASLDPAEYQTLLADNGFKVLRYTSEDPTCGHHTIWLAQFTGT
- a CDS encoding penicillin-binding protein 1A translates to MLRFIFSFLGGLFTLLTLGAFMGALAIGAVLYMYGRDLPSYETLSQYTPKTISRIYSGEGQIIDEFAVERRLFTPAEEIPDIVKQAFISAEDKNFYEHGGYDAMGMVSAFVDAVESRGENLRGASTITQQVMKNFLLDGSRSVERKIKEIILAVRIEGAMPKERILELYLNEIFLGQNSFGVTAAALTYFNKPLTELTPGEAAYLASLPKAPSNRHPVRDRDAAIFWRNNTLREMFENGYIDEETYETERAAPLLSVQGGDYEDFRETLPERDYFTDEIRRQLSQNFGEEEFFSGGLSIRATIDPELQVTAAHSLQRALEEYDRAQGAWRGTELTIPQEALASEEDWRAALAGLTVPRSIDLDGQWYPAVIREVAENTLTIGIEGVEETADEPFVVPRVDIRWLVGDFFDNFTPGDVVHVRRLLDGDGNFERWSLRQVPEVQGGFMAMDVNTGRVIAMQGGFSYESSVFNRATQAQRQPGSSFKPFVYAAALDSGYSPATIIVDAPITINTPQGTWRPRNSSNQFYGPTPMRTGIERSRNLMTIRLAQEIGIDTVGRYAERFGVYEDMNRVLAASLGSDETTLFKMVAAYAMFANGGERVEPTLVDRVQDRYGHTVYRHDQRTCLDCDQANLPAGDGPRIMSNRDRVMNEITAYQLTSMMQGVVQRGTASGTVNLPVPIAGKTGTTNDAKDVWFVGFSSNIVAGCYIGYDTPRTLGRGASGGGFCGPVFNRFMQEAIEKYGSGSFRVPANCQFINIDRFSGARLPNDAAGDNVVRECFRPGEEPLFGIMFDGGFAMAADLPLFDEAQAAQRQVTTSTGETATVGDKATFGTLSSGGLY